One Methylobacterium sp. 77 DNA window includes the following coding sequences:
- a CDS encoding DUF5076 domain-containing protein, translated as MTDKFEELSAPPDAVENGGIEVIRASVVDGAVSVALRRSFDDPFTWGRLLIDLARQAARIYALETEMSEEEAFDRIRAGLESENFDPDMPPGGNTLN; from the coding sequence CCGCTCCCCCCGATGCTGTCGAGAATGGTGGCATCGAAGTCATCCGCGCCAGCGTCGTGGACGGCGCGGTGAGCGTGGCCCTGAGACGCTCGTTCGACGATCCCTTTACCTGGGGGCGACTTCTCATCGACCTCGCCCGTCAGGCTGCGCGCATCTACGCGCTTGAGACGGAGATGTCGGAGGAGGAGGCGTTCGACCGCATCCGCGCCGGCCTCGAATCCGAGAATTTCGACCCTGACATGCCGCCCGGCGGCAACACGCTGAACTGA